TTACCAAACGATCTAGAAAAGTATTCACTAAATCTAGAGCCTTACTTTGATTAAAAGCATTTTTAATTTGACTGATAATTTCAAAATCACCTAAAATTTGACTGTCTAAACCAGTTCCTACACGAAACATATGGTTAACTGCTTCTTGATTTTTGTAGATAAAAGCAACTTCTCTAAATTCCTCTACAGAGCCATTACTATTATCACAAAGTAATTTGATTAACTCATATGGATGATTGGCAAAACCATAAATCTCTGTTCTATTACAAGTAGAAGTTACAAGTAATGATTCGATTCCTTCGACTTTGGCTTGTTCTAATAAGGCAGATTGTGCATTAGCATCTAAACTAAATTTTCCTCTAATTGTAGCATCTGCTTTTTTATAACTTAAACCTAAAGCGTAAAATGTGGTAGTTTTGGACATATTGAAATTTTCCATATTATACTTCCTTAAAAGTTTGACAAAATTATTACTAACTAATTTATAAAAACAACGCTAGAGGAACTTTTTATATCGCTATGGAATAAATTGATTCAAAATAGCAATTCTAAATAGTATTTATTGCCTTTTATAATGAAATCAAGCCTTCGTTAGTGAGTTATGTAGATTTATTCTAAATAATATTTTCCTTATTGCTTTGAATTTTAAACGAAAAAATATCGCTGTGAGTTCTGAGATGGGTTTTTTAAATTTGATAAATCATTCACTTTCATAATACTAATGAAGTTTATAAAACAGCTTTATTAAATAAAACCCTACCTGTCCAGGCAGGGTTTTATTAAGAACTAACAAATTATTTTTGAACAATAGGTGTTCTCAATGATTCTAAAACAGCAACAACATCTGTATAAAGTTCTGTATTTGAAGCAACTCCATTAGCATTAGCAGCTGCACCAACATAACCTTCAAATTTAGTATAATCAGCATTACTAGCTTTAGTACCCATACGAGCATTTGTCGCTGGGTTGTGAGCCGCTACCATACTCAAACCAGAATACGTATTTACAGCGTTAGTTCCTCCTGTGTTAAATGAGAAGAAGTCAGTCAAATTATCTGATAATTTAGCAATATTAGTAGCTTGAGTATCTCCAGTTTCTGCTAATAGAGGAGCAAAATGAGCCTGTAAATTTCCTGCTGCATTTGATTGAATATCTGCTACAATTAATCCAATAGTTGAATTTACTACTTTACGGTAACTCAAACGACCTTGTTCGATCATCATTCCTGGATTGTCTGGATCTGTCACCATTTTTGTTCCTCCTAGGCGCTCATAAATTGTAGCTTTTGCTACTGGCATTGGTGTTGCTTCATCATCATTATTACTGCAAGAAGTTAAAGTTGCCGATGCAACGATCAATACACTTAGTGTAATTTTTGAAAAATTTTTCATAATAAAAATATTAAAGGTTAATTAAAAATTTGATTTATTGATTTAGCCATTTTATAGCTAAAACTGTTTTGATCTATTGGACAGACTTCTTTGTTTGCCAAATTTGCTGGTAAAATGTATCGCTGAGCGTCATAATGTCCTTTGGCCATTAATTGATCATACACTTTTTTAGAATTCGTAATTTTATTGTTGTGGAAATAAACCACAACATTTCTTTTTACGATTATAGAATCGGAGGTTAAGCCATTTATAGACCTTAAATCCGAACATATTTTTTTTGCTTCAACAGAATCTATGTTCGATTTGAAATCGATTCGACTGATTTGCAAATTTGGGCTTTCATACACAGCTGGTTTTGCTGTAACAATGTGGAAAATGAGAATTCCGAAGAATAGCACCATAAGAACTAATGCTGCCAAAAGACCTCTTTTTATTGTTTTGTTAATTTTCATACCGATGCATTTTAAAATTGATTTGATTTTAAAAGCATATACGAGAGCTTTTTTAAGTTGGTTTTATTTAAAAGAGAAAAAACATTAATTTAGAATTGTTTTAAATAATTAAAACTCTAAACTGTCAAATATTTTTAGAAAACTCTAGCGAGATTAAACCCAAAAAACACATCTCCTTTGGACCAATCTCCTGTAGTTCTAGCCAAATATCCAGCTTCGTCTATACCTTGGGAATTGGTAAAATGCATTTGAAAAACATGTCCACCCGTTTCTAAATCAAAACCAATAGATAATGGATTGTTATAAATAGAATTGGAAACCCTGTTCAGGTGAGCAGCATAATCGATATTTAAAGACCAGCGTTTAGCAAATTTGTACCTACCTCCAAAACCAATCGCATATTGTGTATTGTTTTGCTCAGGGTTTTCTACAAAATTTTCATGAAAAATAGTTGGCACTACTTCCAATGAAAGCTTCTCCGTGAATTTTCTAGAAATTAATAATTGGGCTACATAAGTCAACCTATTTTCAAATTTCAATTCAGGATAGTTACTTTCTTTGAGTGTGTTGTTTATTGACAAACTGTTAAATCCAACAATGCTAACTGGGAAACCATCTTTTATCTGAGGAAATAAAGCATATTTTGCAGCAAAATCATAAGCCAATTGGCTTCTGGCAGCGCTAATATGAAAACCGTCTGTTATTCCGTAGATGAATTTGATTTGGGTATTAGCGTTATCCAATCCGTAAAATCCTTCGAATCCATCTTTTATTGACCCGAATCGGTGTGCCACTATAAAGTACATATCCCCTTTTGCGGCTACTTTTGTAGATTCCAGGTTAACGATTTTCAGGGCCTTAAAAGCAGAAATTACTTTTTCTTTTGAAACAGGAATATCTACACCAGACAATAAGTCGTTTTGAGAATAAATCCATAAAGGGAATAAGAATAAAAATAGTACAAGTTTTTTCATGAGATATAATTTTAAATTATTTTGTTTTAGTACGTTACAGAACATTGATCGATTTTAAATTCTCCAAGCAATTCATCATACCCTAAAAATCTTCCTTTGATGTTTAGTATTTTATCATTTGCGATACTTTTAGGTAAGCTGTCTTTGAAGGTTGCAAATACTTTGTCATTCAATACAATCCCTTTGTTTACAGCATCAATAGCTGTTATTTGTCCGGTCATTTCGATGGTTTTATCTTGATATTTGGCATAAGCCAAACTACCATTAGAAGAAAATTCTTTTTCAAGTCCAGAAATGGCGACCACATAATCTGGTGTTTCAGAACTTATATCCCGATGTTCTTTATAAGTGTAGAGATAAATGGAAGTTGCAATTGCCAAGGAAAATGAAATCCCTAGAAGTATTTTATTTTTCATAGCTACTTTTTTTTGGTGTTTGAAGTATCTACGTTAAAAACGAATCTTTGGTTTTAAAAAATAATAATGCAGTTCAAAAAAACTATACAATACATTTTATCGTATATGTTTTAGAAATGCTTTTATGATTCATTCTTTTTAATTTAAAACCAGTCATTATGAATGCGAAAATTCTTTTTGTTTCCTTGTCATTATCTACAATTCTTTTGAGTTGTACCAATGACAACCCAGACACGCTAATGGATGATACCACAATAATAGGCTTGGCAACCTATAATCAAAATGTAAAATCCATAATTGACAACAATTGTATTGTCTGTCACGCTACAGTTCCAAAAAATGGAGCACCTATGTCATTAGTAACTTATGACCAAGTAAAACAAGCCGTTTTAAATCGTGGATTACTCACCCGAATTTCATTAGAAAACGGAAACAGTTCCTTAATGCCAAATGGAGGGCCAAGATTGCCTCAAACCACAATAGACATCATTCTTAAATGGAATCAAGATGGATTATTAGAAAAATAATTCCAAAAAACATTATGAAAAAAACATTACTTATAATAATGTTACTGGTTTCATTGATTCTCTTTTCGCAAGAAAAATTGATAACAAAATCGGGAACAATAACTATTGAAGCTTCTGTGCCTTCATTTCAACCTGTTGAAGGTATCAATAGTAATGTAACTTTTGTTTTAAATCCAGAAACAGGAGACATTGCAAGCTTGGCTTTGCTAAAAGGATTTCAATTTGAAATCGCTTTGATGGAAGAACATTTCAATGAAAATTATATGGAAACGGATAAATATCCTAAAACAATTTTCAGAGGACACATAGAAGGATTTGACGCTAACAATTTGACAGGAGAATATAAAGATTATATCATAAAAGGGAAACTAGAACTTCATGGAAAATCTAGAGATATAAACGCTAATGCAAGAATCAGTAAAACAGGTTCTCGAATTACTGTTTTTTCGAATTTTACTGTAAATACAAGTGATTTTAGCATCCCAATTCCATCTATTATTAAATATAAACTTGATAATAAAGTAAATATTAAAATTGCAGCTGTTTTGATACCCGAATTTAATTAATAACCATTAGTTCAATTTGGCAGATTGACCAGAGATATATTGCTAGAATGATAATTTAAAAATAGAATCATGAAAAAAAACATACTCATAGTAATGCTAAGTATAGGAAGTATTTGTTTTTCACAAGAAAAAATAATTGACAAATCAGGAACTATAACTTTTGAAGCTTCTGTTCCTTCCTTTGAAGAAGTTAAGGCAACCAATAATAGTGTAACTTTTGTTTTAAATCCACAAACAGGAGAAATTGCAAGTTTGGCTTTAATGAAAGGATTCCAGTTTAAAATCGCCTTGATGGAAGAGCATTTCAATGAAAATTTTATTGAAAGTGACCAATATCCTAAAGCAATATTCAAAGGAAAAATTAATGGGTTTGATGTGAATAGTTTAACTGCAAATCCTAAAGATTTTACAATAAAAGGAACATTAGAACTTCACGGAAAATCTAAGGATATAATAGCTACAGCAAAAATTAGCAAGACGTCTTTAGTAATTAAAATTTTAGCAAACTTTAGCACAAATGCAAGCGATTTTAATATTTCAATACCTGCTGTTATCAAAAATAAACTGACAAATAAAGTTAATGTACAAATCTCTACCGTTTTTAAATATAATGAGACAAAACAATAAAGATTTTATAAAATAGATGGGAAGTAAAGGATAAACCATCAAAAAGATTTAATTTTGAAAAGATAAATTATTCGTTTTATCAAAAACGGTAATAATAACTTGACTAAAGGGAATCAACAAAATGGAGGAAGAAATAAAAATTGACGATGATTTTATTTTAATTCGTTTTCAAAACAACACCAATGAAATTATAACGTTTCAACGCCCTATTCAATTGGGTTTGATTCAATTTCATTTTGGTTTGAAAGGAAATGCCAATTATATTTTTAATCAAGGAAATTATAACTTAAAACTCAACGAAGAAAAAGCTTTGCTTTTTTATAATACCGAAAAAGAATTGCCTTTACATGTTGAAATTGCCCCAAAGTCTTGGTTGATTTCTATATTTGTTTCCATCAAAAAATTTCACGGATTATTTACGACTGATGCCGAACATATTCCTTTTTTAAGTAAAGAAAACCAGGAAAAAAAATACTATAACGAAAGTGATATTAGTCCATCGATGGCGATTGTTTTGAACCAAATGTTTCATTATAATTTAAATCCATCCATCAAAAACTTGTATTACAAAGGCAAAGGGTACGAATTATTGAGTTTGTTTTTTAATCGAAGTGAAGATCCAAATGCTGAGCAATGTCCGTTTTTAATAGATGAAGAAAATGTGTTGAAGATTAAAAAAGCTAAAGAAATCATTATTGCGAATATGGCCGAACCTCCAAGTTTACAAGAACTAGCCGATCAAATTGGTTTGAACTTAAAGAAGCTAAAAATGGGTTTTAAACAAATTTATGGCGACACGGTTTATGGTTTTCTATTTGATTACAAAATGGACACAGCCCGAAAGTTGCTCGATAGCGGTTCCTATAATGTAAACGAAGTCGGTTTAAAAATTGGTTATAGTACTGGGAGTCATTTTATTGCAGCCTTCAAAAAGAAATTTGGAACTACTCCAAAAAAATATTTAATGTCAATTAATACCAATGTCTAAAAAACTATCATTTTTAGATATTAAATCATAATAAAAAAATAACATTTATCATATTTCAAAAAAGTGGGTTTTTCTACTTTTGACAAAAATCAAAATCTGCATATGAAAGGCGTATTATTAGTAAATTTAGGTTCTCCAGAAAGTCCACAACCAAAAGATGTAAAACCATATTTAGACGAATTTTTAATGGATAAATATGTTATTGATGTTCCATATTTGTTACGTGCTTTACTGGTTCGTGGTATTATTTTAAGAAAACGTCCTGAAGAATCGGCTCACGCATATCAAAAAATTTGGTGGGATGAAGGCTCTCCTTTAGTAGTACTTTCAGAAAGAATGCAGAAAAAAGTACAACCTTTAGTAAATATTCCTGTAGCACTCTCAATGCGTTACGGCACGATGACTATTGAAAAAGGTTTACAAGAATTGCATGATAAAGGAGTTGATGAAGTATTACTTTTTCCTTTATATCCTCAATATGCTATGGCTTCAACTTTAACTATTTTGGTCAAAGCCGAAGAAATTCGCAAGAAAAAATTTCCAAACATGAAATTTACGGATGTTCCTGCATTTTACAATAAACCTGATTATATTAAAAACTTGTCTGACTCCATTCAAAAACATTTATCTGGATTTGAATATGATCATTTATTGTTCTCGTATCACGGAATTCCAGAGCGTCATATTCGCAAAACCGATGTGACCAAATCACATTGCAAAATTGATGGTTCTTGTTGCAACACGCCTTCACCTGCACATGAATTTTGCTACCGTCATCAATGTTATAAAACTACCAGACAAGTAGTTAAATTACTAAATATTCCTGAAGACAAATACAGTTTGACTTTCCAGTCTAGATTAGCTGGTGACAAATGGTTAGAGCCTTATACTGATATCGAAATTGATAAAATGCCTGCAAAAGGAATTAAAAATCTTGCCGTTGTAACTCCAGCTTTTGTTTCAGATTGTTTAGAAACTCTTGAAGAAATTGCCATGCGTGCCAAAGAAGATTTTGAAGCAAAAGGAGGTGAAAATTTCTTTGCTATTCCGTGTTTAAATGATGATGACCAATGGTGTCAAACCGTTGGGAATTGGATTAACGATTGGGCTAAATAACACAAAATAAGCATAGTACTCTATGGAATATTATAACTACTTAAAATCCCTGCACCTCATCTTTGTTATTACATGGTTTGCAGGACTTTTTTATATCGTTCGTTTGTTTGTGTACCAAATTGAGGCTAACGACAAACCTTCGCCAGAAAAAGAAATCTTGCAAAAACAATACAAAATAATGACCTATCGTTTATGGTACATTATAACTTGGCCAAGTGCAGTTTTGGCCAGTATTTTTGCCTTTTGGATGTTGTTTTTTACCCCAATGGGAAATGCTTGGTTACAAATGCCTTGGATGCACGTAAAACTTGGCTTTGTTTTTGTGCTATATTTATATCATTTAAAATGCCAGCAGATTTTTAGTCAATTACAAAGAGATGAAATTAAATACACTAGCAACTTTATGCGTTTGTGGAATGAAGTATCCACTATCATATTATTTGCTGTAGTTTTTTTAGTAATCTTAAAAAATGCTGTAAATTGGATTTACGGCGTAATCGGAATTTTTATATTTTCGATTACAATCATGCTTGGATTTAAATTTTACAAAAAAATCAGGAAGAAAAACAATTCATAATCATGTCTAAAAGTTTTAAGATTCCATTAATTTCATTACGTTTTAGAATCTTCATTTCGATGGTTGTATTAATCATCGCTACTTCACTTTTACTCATAACCATTTCCATTATTCAGTATAAAAATGTCGCAAAAAAATACAATCAAAGGCGAATAGAAGCAATGGAAACCTATGTAAAAAAGCATATTGATTACATGCTTTCAACAACAACTTATCCTTTAAACGATGAAAATATCAAATTAATTTTTAATGATAAAATTCACGAAATATCAGATATACAAAATACCGAAATACAAATTTATTCCTTAGATGGAAAATTAATAAAATCATCTAAAGAATCATTTTCTGTAGAAAAATATTCCCCAACAGTTTCAAAATTCATTCTCCGATTAGTCAATTCCTCAATTGACAAAAGGTTTCTTGAGGTCAAAACCGTCAACGGAATCAAATACAGATCTTCT
The Flavobacterium sp. 5 DNA segment above includes these coding regions:
- a CDS encoding DUF5777 family beta-barrel protein, encoding MKKLVLFLFLFPLWIYSQNDLLSGVDIPVSKEKVISAFKALKIVNLESTKVAAKGDMYFIVAHRFGSIKDGFEGFYGLDNANTQIKFIYGITDGFHISAARSQLAYDFAAKYALFPQIKDGFPVSIVGFNSLSINNTLKESNYPELKFENRLTYVAQLLISRKFTEKLSLEVVPTIFHENFVENPEQNNTQYAIGFGGRYKFAKRWSLNIDYAAHLNRVSNSIYNNPLSIGFDLETGGHVFQMHFTNSQGIDEAGYLARTTGDWSKGDVFFGFNLARVF
- a CDS encoding YceI family protein, translating into MKKTLLIIMLLVSLILFSQEKLITKSGTITIEASVPSFQPVEGINSNVTFVLNPETGDIASLALLKGFQFEIALMEEHFNENYMETDKYPKTIFRGHIEGFDANNLTGEYKDYIIKGKLELHGKSRDINANARISKTGSRITVFSNFTVNTSDFSIPIPSIIKYKLDNKVNIKIAAVLIPEFN
- a CDS encoding YceI family protein codes for the protein MKKNILIVMLSIGSICFSQEKIIDKSGTITFEASVPSFEEVKATNNSVTFVLNPQTGEIASLALMKGFQFKIALMEEHFNENFIESDQYPKAIFKGKINGFDVNSLTANPKDFTIKGTLELHGKSKDIIATAKISKTSLVIKILANFSTNASDFNISIPAVIKNKLTNKVNVQISTVFKYNETKQ
- a CDS encoding helix-turn-helix transcriptional regulator; translated protein: MEEEIKIDDDFILIRFQNNTNEIITFQRPIQLGLIQFHFGLKGNANYIFNQGNYNLKLNEEKALLFYNTEKELPLHVEIAPKSWLISIFVSIKKFHGLFTTDAEHIPFLSKENQEKKYYNESDISPSMAIVLNQMFHYNLNPSIKNLYYKGKGYELLSLFFNRSEDPNAEQCPFLIDEENVLKIKKAKEIIIANMAEPPSLQELADQIGLNLKKLKMGFKQIYGDTVYGFLFDYKMDTARKLLDSGSYNVNEVGLKIGYSTGSHFIAAFKKKFGTTPKKYLMSINTNV
- the hemH gene encoding ferrochelatase translates to MKGVLLVNLGSPESPQPKDVKPYLDEFLMDKYVIDVPYLLRALLVRGIILRKRPEESAHAYQKIWWDEGSPLVVLSERMQKKVQPLVNIPVALSMRYGTMTIEKGLQELHDKGVDEVLLFPLYPQYAMASTLTILVKAEEIRKKKFPNMKFTDVPAFYNKPDYIKNLSDSIQKHLSGFEYDHLLFSYHGIPERHIRKTDVTKSHCKIDGSCCNTPSPAHEFCYRHQCYKTTRQVVKLLNIPEDKYSLTFQSRLAGDKWLEPYTDIEIDKMPAKGIKNLAVVTPAFVSDCLETLEEIAMRAKEDFEAKGGENFFAIPCLNDDDQWCQTVGNWINDWAK
- a CDS encoding CopD family protein, which codes for MEYYNYLKSLHLIFVITWFAGLFYIVRLFVYQIEANDKPSPEKEILQKQYKIMTYRLWYIITWPSAVLASIFAFWMLFFTPMGNAWLQMPWMHVKLGFVFVLYLYHLKCQQIFSQLQRDEIKYTSNFMRLWNEVSTIILFAVVFLVILKNAVNWIYGVIGIFIFSITIMLGFKFYKKIRKKNNS